From the genome of Pseudomonas yamanorum, one region includes:
- a CDS encoding DUF6124 family protein, translated as MKKNSPNPPSPSQSCTDIFCIAQGIDPETLLVQACETLVSLNALTTDLAFELDGAFRHKLLATQQLSVLGELLVTRALDILVPTADSKTQGRTASEY; from the coding sequence ATGAAAAAGAACAGTCCCAATCCTCCGAGCCCGAGCCAATCCTGCACGGATATCTTCTGCATCGCTCAAGGCATCGACCCAGAAACCCTGCTCGTACAGGCCTGCGAAACCCTCGTCTCACTAAACGCGCTTACTACTGACCTCGCTTTCGAACTTGACGGAGCCTTTCGCCATAAACTTCTGGCCACCCAGCAATTGAGCGTCCTGGGTGAGTTGCTGGTAACTCGCGCACTGGACATTCTTGTGCCAACAGCAGACTCGAAAACGCAGGGAAGGACAGCTTCCGAGTATTAA
- a CDS encoding LasR-specific antiactivator QslA: MFDLSLLIGLPKPNSIDTSSLTPEDAAIKLRQAAILRLNGAQSVLLHFPQDVELAVELLDDAAVLFDKAFRCLSGIPAQRVHQQVGEYVSVPSAEGCPGLRTPWGNEFRPMIEDGVRCAETWLDGSSLPLWWALAQNRKHHRPGDPQEAFEAGFLLRLQQTLIMRREAVTSQSTRFDA, from the coding sequence ATGTTTGATCTTTCGCTTCTCATTGGCCTCCCCAAACCTAACAGCATCGATACTTCATCGCTTACCCCTGAAGATGCAGCGATTAAACTACGGCAGGCTGCAATACTTCGGCTTAATGGAGCACAGAGCGTCCTGCTTCATTTTCCACAGGATGTTGAGCTGGCGGTAGAGCTATTGGACGACGCGGCTGTGTTGTTCGACAAGGCGTTTCGATGTTTGTCCGGTATCCCAGCGCAGCGCGTTCATCAACAGGTTGGTGAGTACGTCTCTGTCCCTTCAGCTGAAGGCTGTCCTGGTCTTCGAACACCATGGGGAAATGAATTCCGCCCGATGATTGAAGACGGCGTCCGGTGCGCTGAGACCTGGCTCGATGGCTCATCATTGCCGCTGTGGTGGGCACTGGCGCAAAACCGAAAGCATCATCGTCCAGGTGATCCCCAAGAAGCATTTGAAGCAGGTTTTTTGCTTCGGTTGCAGCAGACGCTGATCATGCGACGTGAGGCCGTCACTTCTCAATCAACCCGCTTTGATGCCTGA
- a CDS encoding HAD-IIB family hydrolase: MSSSLTSDPRCLPDALCNPQELLPFARVKLIAFDLDGTLISSPREVLGERLIHLFGLLSGPSRNVRLTLATGRTLTGVSPTVKQLGGFNRVPLVLYNGSVVIEPESESLVTHTKISECSIVQILKIVQGLSSVSLFIYTVDPEAKLINDLSSIESVFYVGAPQSKPERDFNGMPVKLFSDMNLASDKVVAALMSATLSEQKIALVNALSSVSGISVTASGSTYVEIRPEKSSKAIGLKVLCDRYRILPENVLAVGDNDNDVELLSWAGISVSVKNSSDAARASSKFYSNQGAGNAAIEVLEIVRRAQRLFGRTRKA; the protein is encoded by the coding sequence ATGTCTTCATCATTAACAAGTGATCCTCGCTGCCTACCCGACGCTCTTTGTAACCCTCAGGAGCTACTTCCGTTTGCTCGGGTAAAACTCATAGCCTTTGATCTGGATGGAACGCTTATATCTAGCCCGCGCGAAGTCTTGGGCGAACGCCTCATCCATTTGTTTGGGTTGCTGAGCGGTCCGAGTAGAAATGTTCGATTGACTCTCGCTACAGGCAGAACTCTTACCGGCGTGTCTCCAACAGTTAAGCAGCTAGGAGGGTTTAATCGAGTTCCGTTAGTTTTATATAATGGTAGCGTTGTTATTGAGCCGGAAAGCGAAAGTTTGGTCACTCATACAAAGATATCAGAGTGTTCTATTGTTCAAATATTGAAAATAGTACAAGGCCTGTCTAGCGTTTCGTTATTTATATATACGGTAGACCCTGAGGCAAAGCTGATAAATGATCTTTCATCTATTGAAAGTGTTTTTTATGTAGGGGCGCCTCAGAGCAAGCCAGAAAGGGACTTCAATGGCATGCCAGTAAAGCTTTTTTCGGATATGAATCTTGCTAGTGACAAAGTGGTTGCGGCATTGATGAGCGCCACGTTGAGCGAGCAGAAAATAGCGCTAGTCAACGCGTTGTCCAGCGTGTCAGGGATTTCGGTCACTGCAAGTGGATCTACATATGTAGAAATTCGGCCGGAAAAATCTTCCAAGGCAATTGGATTAAAAGTTCTCTGCGATAGATATCGCATTCTGCCCGAAAATGTACTCGCGGTTGGCGATAACGACAATGATGTTGAGCTATTATCATGGGCAGGAATAAGTGTAAGTGTGAAAAACTCATCTGATGCAGCAAGGGCATCAAGTAAGTTTTACTCTAATCAAGGTGCAGGTAACGCCGCAATTGAGGTGCTCGAAATTGTTCGGCGCGCCCAACGATTATTCGGAAGGACACGGAAGGCATGA
- a CDS encoding diguanylate cyclase yields MISKMRAAKDPILKLRSDAQSFFISPYDLEKRLEALGSHLGIDKIGLQVKVLDVEYEWGLCTGSPAIRHSLDGVGTDLALYVGDSAQATELSVQQQLHHLITALVDVWGREYRKHGALNMQASDAEEMLLESLLPMSILHGVVEFSVIYIDLDNFKNVNDQSSHSEGNKAIRLVYGEMHKLCKDLGGLALIDGGDEFLLVLPCDQAMDVSSRLWELKNRVAEFSFGAKDFRIGMTAGVVTRSLDEITRDLSSIKDICEELTKDGTVQKKKRRGTINFERRQPAIDDEYSYQAKLSNYLKLGLCLSKSRNKIENCFADERLNLIVKEVSLLSDNPPDPAKVNDAVSAVLTWFGANLTKECDELSLLTRSGPASEISQGAVTVAILHALSQAAVKYSWSDVSDDTLALNWSDSSGLCEVIFNGAPIWGGVEAEVDGSLNFGNLVSNGELNKFEGIAVGVQIGFDQIPRTPGGRKLPEDFLIDHVRVDVRPKTGGGLPDFWQAALAQVVSALDKANKPSKIIIWGEDVETTEIYKRLTDPESWTNDEIASLTGLTTNVVQDLATRLHENVLVVKNDEEFLESLYTSYQAFYGSTVTIASDARGEEPSLQRPMVKAVPLEQSEGIVCTTARVAYPLIVDTLRKTNDVRLATDDSGQEQRELIAFKLKLTNPSEDKVPDYLVRQKQNLNEYASSVLLLEGGVIRKELDKDSQVLAYCKYLAKYVRQVHAPRSTRRACLVVPHVPDDKGEPRPLGLISIWSTPRFLSNSVVLDFVFVWRTVEAFIGLPYSLYGSIQLAEQLTQKVAETAGLGVDTVKLGELNYVALSLHIGSDEFHTRVAKQIVDMASD; encoded by the coding sequence ATGATTAGTAAAATGCGCGCAGCAAAGGATCCGATACTCAAATTGAGAAGTGATGCTCAGTCTTTTTTTATATCGCCTTATGATTTAGAGAAACGGCTGGAAGCGTTAGGAAGTCATTTGGGAATAGATAAAATCGGTTTGCAGGTTAAAGTCCTAGATGTCGAATATGAGTGGGGACTATGCACTGGTAGTCCTGCCATCAGACATAGCCTAGATGGAGTCGGAACGGATCTCGCCCTTTACGTCGGTGATTCTGCACAGGCTACCGAACTCAGTGTTCAACAACAGCTTCATCACCTCATAACGGCGCTTGTTGATGTATGGGGGCGGGAATATCGGAAGCATGGTGCACTCAACATGCAAGCATCCGATGCAGAAGAAATGCTATTGGAATCACTCTTGCCAATGTCTATTCTTCATGGAGTTGTTGAGTTTTCCGTAATTTACATAGATTTAGATAATTTTAAAAATGTGAATGACCAATCAAGCCATAGCGAAGGCAATAAAGCGATCAGGCTCGTTTATGGAGAGATGCATAAGCTGTGTAAAGACTTAGGTGGGCTAGCATTAATTGATGGGGGTGATGAGTTTTTGTTGGTTTTACCTTGCGATCAGGCAATGGATGTAAGTTCCCGGCTTTGGGAGCTTAAGAATCGTGTTGCAGAGTTTAGCTTCGGAGCTAAGGATTTTCGCATAGGTATGACCGCAGGGGTTGTTACTAGAAGCTTGGATGAAATAACTCGTGACCTTTCTTCAATAAAAGACATCTGCGAAGAACTTACTAAAGATGGAACTGTTCAAAAGAAAAAGCGACGCGGTACAATAAATTTTGAAAGAAGACAGCCGGCCATTGATGATGAATACAGTTATCAAGCAAAGTTGAGTAACTATCTGAAGTTAGGGTTGTGTCTTTCGAAAAGTCGAAATAAGATTGAAAACTGCTTCGCAGACGAGCGCCTAAATCTAATAGTAAAAGAGGTTAGCCTTCTCTCGGATAATCCACCTGATCCGGCTAAAGTTAATGATGCTGTTTCTGCGGTTTTGACATGGTTTGGTGCAAATCTTACTAAAGAATGTGACGAGCTTTCGCTGCTCACACGATCCGGTCCTGCGTCAGAAATTTCGCAAGGCGCAGTTACAGTCGCTATTTTGCATGCCTTATCTCAAGCCGCTGTTAAATATTCTTGGTCTGACGTCTCAGATGACACACTGGCGCTCAACTGGAGTGATAGTTCTGGGTTGTGCGAGGTCATATTCAATGGGGCACCGATTTGGGGAGGAGTTGAAGCAGAGGTAGACGGTTCTTTGAATTTTGGTAATTTAGTTTCTAACGGTGAATTAAATAAATTCGAAGGTATAGCCGTAGGGGTTCAAATAGGCTTCGATCAGATTCCGAGAACTCCCGGCGGCAGAAAACTACCGGAAGATTTTCTGATCGATCATGTTCGTGTAGACGTTAGGCCTAAAACGGGTGGCGGGCTTCCCGATTTTTGGCAGGCGGCGCTGGCACAGGTCGTTTCTGCACTGGATAAAGCTAATAAACCTTCAAAAATTATTATATGGGGCGAAGATGTCGAAACTACCGAGATTTATAAACGGTTGACGGATCCCGAGTCATGGACAAATGACGAAATCGCTAGCCTTACTGGCCTTACTACTAATGTGGTTCAGGATCTAGCCACGCGTCTCCACGAAAATGTTTTAGTGGTAAAGAACGATGAGGAGTTTCTTGAAAGTCTTTATACTTCCTATCAGGCTTTTTATGGAAGTACAGTAACTATCGCTAGTGATGCCCGGGGCGAAGAACCTTCGTTACAGCGCCCTATGGTAAAAGCAGTGCCTTTAGAACAGAGTGAGGGAATCGTTTGCACCACTGCGAGAGTCGCGTATCCGCTTATTGTAGATACCCTGCGTAAGACTAATGATGTCCGGTTGGCGACAGATGATTCTGGGCAGGAGCAAAGAGAGCTAATAGCATTTAAGTTAAAGTTGACTAATCCTTCAGAAGATAAGGTCCCAGACTACCTTGTTCGTCAAAAGCAAAATTTGAACGAGTACGCTAGTTCTGTCCTTTTGTTAGAAGGCGGAGTGATAAGAAAAGAGTTGGATAAGGATTCTCAGGTTTTAGCTTATTGTAAGTACTTGGCTAAGTATGTGCGGCAAGTTCACGCGCCACGCTCAACTCGTAGAGCATGTTTGGTCGTTCCTCATGTTCCAGACGATAAGGGAGAACCTCGCCCTCTTGGTTTGATATCAATTTGGTCAACTCCCAGATTCTTGTCTAACTCCGTTGTGCTCGATTTTGTATTCGTTTGGCGTACAGTCGAAGCGTTTATTGGGCTGCCTTACAGTTTGTATGGTTCAATACAGTTGGCTGAACAGTTAACTCAAAAAGTTGCAGAGACTGCAGGTTTAGGGGTAGACACAGTCAAGCTTGGAGAGTTGAATTACGTTGCTCTGAGCTTGCACATCGGGAGCGACGAGTTTCATACGCGGGTTGCTAAACAAATTGTAGATATGGCTAGCGACTGA
- a CDS encoding nucleotidyltransferase family protein: MVQMLIGGDPLRWHLLDVVRALALPDCWIGAGFVRNAVWDHLHGRALSPLTSDVDVLWFDPTCTNPSEDRRLEALLHAAEPSIDWSVKNQARMHLRNGDAPYRDASDAMRFWPETATAVAVRRTAADVCEVSAPLGLEDLFNLQLRPTHRFVEEKHAIYQQRITSKRWLTHWPLLKQP, translated from the coding sequence ATGGTGCAGATGCTGATCGGGGGCGATCCTTTGCGCTGGCACTTGCTGGACGTCGTCCGCGCCCTCGCGCTCCCCGATTGCTGGATCGGCGCCGGCTTTGTACGTAACGCCGTGTGGGATCACCTGCACGGTCGCGCGCTATCGCCACTGACGAGTGACGTCGACGTACTGTGGTTCGACCCCACCTGCACCAACCCCAGCGAAGACCGCCGCCTCGAAGCCCTGTTACATGCAGCAGAACCTTCCATCGACTGGTCCGTTAAAAACCAGGCCCGCATGCACCTGCGAAACGGCGATGCGCCCTATCGCGACGCCAGCGATGCCATGCGCTTCTGGCCGGAGACCGCCACCGCAGTCGCCGTCAGAAGAACCGCAGCGGACGTATGCGAAGTTTCAGCGCCACTTGGCCTGGAGGACTTGTTCAATCTGCAACTCAGGCCCACCCACCGCTTTGTCGAAGAGAAACACGCCATTTACCAACAACGCATCACCTCCAAACGCTGGCTAACCCATTGGCCACTGCTGAAACAACCCTGA
- a CDS encoding methyltransferase domain-containing protein — MATFIVGYKHDDPPNASLLTMDFKVVNHSANFSLWKCIGDITREQFLELEVRGYNRIFESCFVVQRLQSAHRQEVIHLLFFEIAGDTYNATIDKGINVGCYESLYEGARKLCAFPIKNVLDFGCGPGTVLASAVYRNLDNLLGFDFVQENRDYASAIGLEVLNEQQLDALQLECFDLVVCCYVLHYRSVSAEIIAKVFDRIRVGGIWAANFHKSQGVIWFSELLSVYPNAEIITSPSVFGDMMYVRKVGEE, encoded by the coding sequence ATGGCGACGTTTATTGTTGGTTATAAGCATGATGATCCCCCAAATGCTTCCTTACTCACAATGGACTTTAAAGTCGTTAATCATAGCGCCAATTTTTCGCTATGGAAATGCATTGGCGATATTACACGTGAGCAATTTTTGGAGTTGGAGGTAAGAGGGTATAATAGGATTTTTGAATCCTGTTTTGTAGTTCAACGCTTACAAAGTGCGCATCGCCAAGAAGTGATCCATTTATTGTTTTTTGAAATTGCTGGTGATACATATAATGCGACCATTGATAAGGGAATAAATGTCGGCTGTTACGAATCTCTTTATGAAGGGGCTCGTAAACTATGCGCATTTCCTATTAAGAACGTACTTGATTTTGGCTGCGGACCGGGGACAGTACTCGCTAGTGCTGTATACCGGAATCTTGATAATCTTCTTGGGTTTGATTTTGTTCAAGAAAATCGCGACTATGCAAGTGCGATAGGTCTGGAGGTATTAAATGAACAGCAATTGGATGCGCTTCAACTTGAGTGCTTTGATTTAGTGGTGTGTTGCTATGTGCTGCATTACAGATCAGTGAGTGCAGAGATAATAGCTAAGGTTTTCGACCGTATACGAGTGGGCGGTATATGGGCGGCCAACTTCCATAAATCCCAGGGGGTTATATGGTTTTCGGAGTTGCTATCAGTCTATCCGAATGCTGAGATTATAACTTCTCCTTCGGTGTTTGGAGATATGATGTACGTACGAAAGGTTGGTGAGGAATGA
- a CDS encoding DNA adenine methylase: protein MFRYFGSKASTAPVVADIALDGYKNATVADAFGGLGNIGAEFKKRGCLVTACDLLHFPNAFQHVRLVCDALPNFSRVRKFLSVSSQEGLLIHLNSLCSDESWFVKEYAEVRGFFTTENAAKISAVWLEIKSWKTLELIDVDEEKFLIASLLNSMDAVANTAGTYYAYLKNWDRKALKTFSFEWYLGFVEGPRGVAVRGDALNYLSDKAFEVLYLDPPYNGRDYSRYYHLPETLAKFEEVSVDSNSKCGQPVVRSTMGSQIRNAMRLPYLLDLINSVSWERLVVQYADGAHICLNELERALVTQGTLKVHEIPALGYQSTNGTRQQMHHVFIINK from the coding sequence ATGTTTAGATATTTCGGGTCTAAGGCCTCAACGGCGCCGGTTGTTGCTGATATAGCTTTAGATGGCTATAAAAATGCCACCGTTGCGGATGCATTCGGGGGGCTCGGTAATATCGGCGCTGAATTCAAAAAAAGAGGGTGTTTAGTCACAGCCTGCGATTTGCTGCATTTCCCCAATGCATTTCAGCACGTAAGATTAGTTTGTGATGCTCTGCCGAACTTCAGCAGAGTTAGGAAGTTTCTAAGCGTGAGTTCGCAAGAGGGTTTGTTAATTCATCTGAATTCTCTTTGTTCTGATGAGAGTTGGTTTGTAAAAGAGTACGCAGAAGTACGTGGTTTTTTTACGACCGAGAATGCAGCAAAAATAAGCGCTGTTTGGTTAGAGATTAAGTCTTGGAAAACTCTTGAGCTTATTGATGTTGATGAAGAAAAGTTTCTGATCGCTTCCTTGTTGAATAGTATGGATGCTGTTGCGAATACGGCGGGCACCTATTATGCCTACTTGAAAAATTGGGACAGGAAGGCATTGAAAACATTCAGTTTTGAATGGTATCTGGGATTTGTCGAAGGGCCTAGAGGGGTAGCGGTAAGAGGTGATGCCCTTAATTATCTAAGTGATAAGGCGTTCGAGGTCCTTTATCTTGATCCTCCCTATAATGGACGAGATTATTCTAGATATTATCATCTTCCTGAAACTCTGGCTAAGTTCGAAGAGGTTTCAGTTGATTCAAATAGCAAATGTGGACAGCCTGTTGTACGTTCGACAATGGGCAGCCAAATAAGAAATGCAATGAGGTTGCCTTATCTCTTGGATCTTATTAACTCCGTTAGTTGGGAACGCTTGGTGGTGCAATACGCAGATGGAGCTCATATTTGCCTAAATGAGTTAGAGCGAGCTCTGGTCACGCAGGGTACTCTCAAGGTACATGAAATTCCTGCTTTAGGATATCAGTCGACTAATGGCACAAGGCAGCAAATGCATCATGTCTTCATCATTAACAAGTGA
- a CDS encoding YfjI family protein, with amino-acid sequence MQQLDPKLELPQPPRPLIESNPVAQPYPVQALGGILGPAVERMAEVIGVAQALAAQSVLGASALATQGHAGLQLDGRNYPLSLYLITVAASGDRKTAADRCALLPARQWEREQWQRYREQLARYRAAQRHAQRIKPGDPEPANGMSLEAEPSAPRLITTDPTIEALIKGLCHDLPSMGLFCDEGGQFLGSSTMSRDNRLKAVTTLSSLWDGSPIDRARSMVGESLRAYDRRLSLHLMLQPYLAMQLLSDPLLQGQGVLGRCLMTWPTSLAGQRSYQAVDLSKDAVLKRYHHRLSALFYQPWSLSADGALQLSKLSLSPLARRRWIDLHDAIEAQLGEFGELASVRPSGSKAADNLLRVAGILAVVEESSVVEVDHIQRASALVGYYLSEIQRLTEQEPVCRVKEEADRLLRWLQVKDWKRFSIRDLNRNGPRFARKSSSHAAKLLVELIDHQWLISDGHTFEVRHVQS; translated from the coding sequence ATGCAGCAGTTAGATCCGAAGCTTGAACTACCGCAACCACCTCGACCGCTGATTGAGTCGAATCCCGTGGCCCAGCCTTATCCGGTGCAGGCACTGGGTGGGATTCTTGGGCCTGCGGTAGAGCGAATGGCCGAGGTCATCGGCGTGGCCCAGGCACTGGCCGCGCAATCAGTGTTGGGTGCCTCGGCGCTGGCCACTCAAGGTCATGCGGGCTTACAGCTCGACGGGAGAAATTATCCCCTGTCGCTGTACCTGATCACGGTGGCCGCGTCAGGTGATCGCAAGACCGCCGCAGACCGATGTGCATTGCTGCCGGCACGGCAATGGGAGCGTGAACAGTGGCAGCGCTATCGCGAACAACTTGCCCGGTACCGTGCCGCACAGCGACACGCGCAGCGTATCAAGCCTGGCGATCCTGAGCCCGCAAACGGAATGTCGCTCGAAGCGGAGCCCTCAGCCCCTAGACTGATCACCACGGACCCGACTATCGAGGCCCTGATCAAGGGGCTCTGTCATGACCTGCCTAGCATGGGTCTGTTCTGTGATGAAGGTGGACAATTCCTCGGCAGCAGCACCATGAGTCGGGATAACCGTTTGAAAGCGGTCACGACCTTGTCGTCACTCTGGGATGGCAGCCCGATAGATCGCGCGCGTTCCATGGTTGGTGAAAGCTTGCGAGCCTATGACCGACGCTTGAGCCTGCACCTGATGCTGCAACCGTATTTGGCCATGCAGTTACTCAGTGACCCGTTGCTGCAGGGGCAGGGCGTTCTAGGGCGCTGCTTGATGACCTGGCCCACCAGTCTAGCCGGGCAACGTAGCTACCAGGCTGTCGACTTGTCCAAAGACGCTGTCCTCAAGCGCTATCATCACCGCCTTTCGGCTCTGTTTTATCAGCCTTGGTCACTTTCCGCTGACGGAGCCTTGCAACTGTCAAAGCTGAGCCTCAGTCCGCTCGCGCGTCGTCGCTGGATTGATTTGCATGATGCTATCGAAGCTCAACTGGGTGAGTTTGGCGAGCTGGCCAGCGTGCGGCCCAGCGGTTCGAAGGCCGCCGACAACCTTTTGCGCGTCGCCGGCATTTTGGCCGTTGTGGAGGAGAGCAGTGTCGTGGAGGTCGACCATATCCAGCGGGCCTCGGCCTTAGTTGGCTACTACCTCTCCGAGATCCAGCGCCTGACCGAGCAGGAGCCGGTGTGCAGGGTAAAAGAAGAGGCGGACCGGCTGTTGCGCTGGCTGCAGGTCAAGGATTGGAAGCGCTTCAGTATTCGAGATCTGAATCGCAACGGTCCCCGCTTTGCCCGCAAGAGCAGTAGTCATGCCGCAAAGCTGCTGGTCGAGTTGATTGATCATCAGTGGTTGATCTCCGACGGCCACACCTTCGAGGTGCGCCATGTTCAATCTTGA
- a CDS encoding SLATT domain-containing protein, with protein MDRNKYLLLELANLEVDSKIGKDRHFIAADRKNIRRIALGLFSVIGTAIIASKAIKDVFQAITPISGYEALFISTISLLVGVSTAILGFLGLEKQVSQHRLVGNMYIEVSRKARRLINRLHEGEDADIIKSEFQTILTEYLSINKEGESCPTSKKDSIKSLAQNSSSRGKIKSEIKKQDDQAMQLTSPPKIHSLKKLVSNGLKIRAAEFFCYVKLISISNRDIYIETVAKK; from the coding sequence ATGGACAGAAACAAATACCTCCTCCTAGAATTGGCCAATCTTGAAGTAGACTCAAAAATCGGAAAAGATAGACACTTTATCGCTGCAGATCGTAAAAACATCAGAAGAATAGCACTTGGTCTTTTTTCAGTAATAGGGACAGCCATTATTGCATCCAAAGCCATAAAAGACGTATTTCAAGCTATCACACCAATTTCTGGCTATGAAGCCTTATTTATTTCAACCATTTCATTATTAGTAGGCGTATCCACGGCAATACTTGGTTTTTTAGGTCTTGAAAAACAAGTATCACAGCACAGGCTGGTGGGAAACATGTACATTGAAGTGTCTCGAAAAGCAAGACGCCTAATAAATCGGCTTCATGAAGGAGAAGACGCAGACATTATAAAAAGCGAGTTTCAAACTATACTAACCGAATACCTGAGCATAAACAAAGAGGGCGAATCGTGTCCTACCTCCAAGAAAGACTCGATCAAGTCACTTGCCCAAAATAGCTCTTCTAGGGGAAAAATCAAAAGCGAGATAAAAAAACAGGATGATCAAGCGATGCAGTTGACATCACCACCTAAAATACACTCTCTAAAAAAGCTTGTAAGCAACGGTTTGAAAATTCGCGCAGCAGAGTTTTTTTGTTATGTGAAATTAATTAGCATTTCAAATCGTGACATTTACATAGAAACAGTTGCAAAAAAATAA
- a CDS encoding DNA adenine methylase: MSKRDTSERRPLVKVIDEHTGKSGTWFSRSVLAKIEARDNFICSSAQFDRVEALALQAELNPYINPHPSSLFPSAEELLLGEGTVISDGLAQTDGDTEGEEILLQLLPYWIQSEQKSYTGNKDVEVWGQVLLGAYDINSRFPSLLERVRSAKKRTSSLLNSRTTQFSRSAHYMGSKAFFAPYLSEIMHTLLASDTVVIDLMCGSGAASGYFSREWVTLASDAQEFSRLLAKVQGGGFDAQRALKVADEVLVLARSHYESLPDYVKANIDIENDFLASELSPSVKSQLYKWISEYARINNSKIETAQTISDLVAERQIDNHTAPYLLFSTYYANLFFGVRQSAEIDSLRYAIDQLEDEEERSWALGALLCATSSCAYSYGGHFAQPKFDGVDEARLSLLASDLVVCRGLSISHEFFVRLTSLGEESSKTRYGVKSVPGPWENAVKEAENDLAGKSVCVYLDPPYTRDEYSRYYHILETLVRYDYPVVQDKASMPKRGDAGRFASSFATRNTRLIEDLIVDIIETSLSKGWSCLWSYSSVGVASVENILDRISTGGRKIDVFGMGHSYKGQGKHKSKAVREYAILIKN, translated from the coding sequence ATGAGCAAGCGAGATACCTCCGAGCGACGGCCACTTGTCAAAGTGATTGATGAGCATACTGGAAAATCTGGTACATGGTTTTCCAGGTCGGTATTGGCGAAAATAGAAGCTAGAGATAATTTTATTTGCTCTTCTGCTCAGTTTGATCGTGTAGAGGCGCTAGCGCTACAGGCTGAGCTTAATCCTTATATTAATCCTCACCCAAGTTCCTTATTTCCTAGCGCGGAGGAGCTCTTGTTAGGAGAAGGGACTGTAATTAGTGACGGTCTTGCGCAGACTGATGGAGATACAGAGGGAGAAGAAATATTACTCCAACTTCTACCTTACTGGATTCAATCGGAACAAAAATCCTATACTGGAAATAAGGATGTTGAGGTTTGGGGGCAAGTGTTGCTCGGGGCTTATGATATAAATAGTCGATTTCCTTCTTTGCTGGAGCGAGTGCGTAGCGCTAAGAAAAGAACATCATCTTTGCTTAACTCTAGAACGACCCAATTTTCTCGTTCTGCACATTACATGGGATCCAAAGCTTTTTTTGCTCCATATCTTTCCGAAATTATGCACACCCTTCTTGCTTCAGACACGGTAGTCATTGATCTAATGTGTGGGTCAGGGGCAGCGTCGGGATATTTTAGTCGTGAGTGGGTTACTCTCGCGTCCGATGCGCAGGAGTTTTCGAGATTACTTGCAAAAGTGCAAGGGGGAGGCTTCGATGCTCAGCGAGCACTGAAGGTAGCCGATGAAGTTTTAGTATTGGCTCGCTCTCATTATGAGAGCCTTCCTGATTACGTCAAGGCTAATATAGATATTGAGAATGACTTTTTAGCTTCCGAATTGTCTCCTTCAGTTAAAAGTCAGTTGTATAAATGGATTTCTGAATACGCTAGGATCAATAATTCTAAAATAGAAACGGCGCAGACCATTTCTGATTTGGTGGCTGAACGGCAGATTGATAATCACACTGCTCCATACCTTTTGTTCAGCACGTATTATGCGAATCTCTTCTTTGGAGTCAGGCAGTCAGCTGAAATTGATAGTTTACGTTACGCTATTGATCAGCTCGAGGATGAGGAGGAGCGTTCATGGGCTTTAGGTGCACTATTGTGTGCCACTAGTTCGTGTGCATATTCATATGGCGGTCATTTTGCGCAACCTAAATTTGATGGTGTTGACGAGGCGCGCTTGAGCTTGCTTGCGTCTGATTTAGTCGTATGTAGAGGGTTATCGATTTCGCACGAGTTTTTTGTGCGGCTTACAAGTTTGGGGGAGGAAAGCTCTAAAACTCGTTACGGAGTAAAGTCGGTCCCTGGTCCTTGGGAGAATGCCGTTAAAGAAGCTGAAAATGATCTTGCCGGTAAATCAGTCTGTGTCTACCTAGATCCACCTTATACGCGTGATGAATATAGTCGTTATTATCACATCTTAGAAACGCTAGTAAGATATGACTATCCTGTTGTTCAGGACAAGGCATCAATGCCTAAGAGAGGTGATGCTGGTAGGTTTGCATCATCATTTGCGACTAGAAACACTAGGCTGATCGAGGATTTAATTGTTGATATTATCGAGACGTCCTTGAGTAAAGGTTGGTCTTGCCTATGGAGCTACTCAAGTGTTGGAGTCGCGTCAGTTGAAAATATTCTTGATCGTATATCTACTGGGGGAAGGAAGATAGATGTGTTTGGCATGGGGCACTCATATAAGGGACAAGGAAAGCATAAGTCGAAAGCTGTAAGAGAGTATGCGATTTTGATTAAAAATTAA